A window of Mycolicibacterium fluoranthenivorans contains these coding sequences:
- a CDS encoding ABC transporter ATP-binding protein translates to MSAGVAVELRELTRRYGSVRALDGLTLRMEPGELVALLGPSGCGKTTALRILAGLDEAGTGSVWVDGRDISRTPANKRDIGMVFQAYSLFPHLTVRDNVAFGLKMRGVAKRDRQTRALDMLELVGLSAQSDRYAAELSGGQQQRVALARALAIRPRVLLLDEPLSALDAKVRTQLRDEIRQVQQEVGITTLFVTHDQEEALAVADRVGVMNAGRLEQLAAPVELYTSPATPFVAEFVGLSNRIPAQVDDGRVRLWDRTVAALPGSVAGAGTALVRPEAVRLTADPAGAATVQSVSFLGAISRVFVTLGDGPAAGPLVLAQVGGGQTFAVGDRVRVSVESAGVLVV, encoded by the coding sequence ATGAGCGCCGGTGTTGCGGTGGAACTGCGTGAGCTGACCCGCCGCTATGGGTCCGTACGGGCGCTCGATGGGCTCACCTTGCGGATGGAGCCCGGTGAGTTGGTGGCACTCCTGGGACCGTCGGGCTGCGGAAAGACCACCGCGCTGCGGATCCTGGCCGGTCTCGACGAGGCCGGCACGGGCAGCGTGTGGGTCGACGGACGCGATATCAGCCGGACACCGGCCAACAAACGCGATATCGGGATGGTGTTCCAGGCGTACAGCCTGTTTCCGCATCTGACGGTGCGCGACAACGTAGCCTTCGGGCTGAAGATGCGCGGAGTCGCGAAGCGGGACAGGCAGACTCGTGCGCTGGACATGCTCGAGCTGGTGGGACTGTCGGCACAGTCGGACCGGTATGCCGCAGAGTTGTCCGGCGGTCAGCAGCAGCGGGTGGCGCTGGCCCGCGCACTCGCGATCCGGCCGAGGGTGCTCTTGCTCGACGAGCCGCTGTCGGCACTCGATGCCAAGGTGCGCACGCAGTTGCGCGACGAGATCCGGCAGGTCCAGCAGGAAGTCGGCATCACCACGCTGTTCGTCACGCACGATCAGGAGGAGGCCCTGGCCGTCGCCGACCGGGTGGGTGTGATGAACGCCGGCCGCCTCGAACAACTGGCCGCCCCCGTCGAGCTGTACACCTCGCCCGCCACCCCGTTCGTGGCCGAATTCGTCGGACTGAGCAACCGGATCCCGGCGCAGGTGGACGACGGCCGGGTGCGGCTGTGGGACCGCACGGTGGCCGCGCTGCCCGGGTCGGTGGCCGGCGCGGGCACGGCGCTGGTGCGGCCTGAGGCGGTGCGCCTCACCGCCGATCCGGCAGGCGCGGCGACGGTGCAGTCGGTGTCGTTCCTCGGCGCGATATCAAGGGTTTTCGTGACTCTGGGAGATGGCCCGGCAGCGGGGCCGCTGGTACTTGCGCAGGTGGGAGGCGGCCAGACGTTCGCGGTGGGGGACCGGGTCCGGGTCAGTGTCGAGTCCGCCGGCGTACTGGTCGTCTGA
- a CDS encoding AAA family ATPase: protein MGDTDDGRGAVPITGPWCGSCGRTELPPDSRFCNKCGAPVTSAPTTAEYKQVTVLFADVVHSMDIAAAVGAERLREIMGNLLNRCTAMVSRYDGSLSQFTGDGIMAVFGAPMALEDHAVRACLAALAIQEEAKRVAAEARDRDGIDLWLRVGLNSGQVIAGEIGSGSRYATIGVQVGMAQRMESVAPPGGVMLSASTARLVADSADVGAAEWVHIKGAAEPVRVHRLLSIGEPHRVAGAESDLVGRRRELSVVEGALQRAIDGHGAIVGVVGPPGIGKRRLAREVAATARRRGAPVFSAFCESHAGQVPFRVVTQLLRAATEIGALDPSVARNRVRDQMPGADPDDLLLFDDLLGIADPEAILPPIDPDARRRRLSAFVEAAMLARTAPAVYVVEDAHWIDEVSESMLADFLTVVPQTPSLVLITYRPEYHGALAHMADEHTITLVPLSDSDTATLVAHLLGADASVEGLGRRVAERAAGNPYFAEELVRDLAERGVLRGEPGAYLSGVETGEVTVPATLQATIAARIDRLTPAAKRTLSAAAVIGSRFSLDLVTWLGVEPVVDELVAAQLIDVIREPEYAFHHPLIHSVAYQAQLRSDRSDLHRRVAAAIEARDPDSVEENAASIAEHREAAGDQHAAYGWHMRAAIWATNRDITAALSSWERAQTIADALPADDPGRAAMRIAPRTMLCGTGWRAGADSAGERFDQLRELCAAAGDKASLSIATAGMVVSYAHRDWVREASQLASEAWTLAESVEDATLTVGLSFPLIFGKIESGQWGDVLRWSQTVIDLAEGDSSKGNFLVGSPLALACASRGMARYCLGRPAWRADLRHSLPLAQRSDAASYAGAVGYVYLLGIPFGVLKPDDDALYEIEDALRTAERSSDDVVVGYIRMTLSVALMHRSAAAQRDRGRKLAIEVGEVLVKRRRNLCDLPIIEMYVAREGARGGDRAGAIAIMRTVCDHLFRDGGLLLWGIPATGVLVESLLDDCTAADMAEAQAAIERLARAPADDALAVREIWLLRLQALLARAQGDDARYHRYRDRYRDMAEAHGFEGHLGWVADMA, encoded by the coding sequence GTGGGCGACACCGACGACGGTCGCGGTGCGGTACCGATAACGGGACCGTGGTGTGGGTCGTGCGGCCGTACGGAGTTGCCGCCGGATTCCCGCTTCTGCAACAAGTGCGGCGCGCCTGTCACATCGGCACCGACGACGGCCGAGTACAAGCAGGTGACGGTGCTCTTCGCCGATGTCGTTCATTCGATGGACATCGCTGCAGCCGTCGGCGCCGAACGGCTGCGTGAGATCATGGGCAACCTGCTGAACCGCTGCACGGCCATGGTCAGCCGCTACGACGGGTCCCTGAGCCAATTCACCGGCGACGGCATCATGGCGGTCTTCGGCGCGCCGATGGCATTGGAGGATCACGCTGTTCGCGCCTGCCTGGCAGCGTTGGCCATCCAAGAAGAGGCGAAGCGGGTGGCGGCCGAGGCCCGCGATCGCGACGGCATCGATCTGTGGCTGCGGGTCGGACTCAATTCAGGTCAGGTGATCGCCGGTGAGATCGGCTCCGGGTCCAGGTACGCCACGATCGGTGTGCAGGTGGGCATGGCTCAGCGGATGGAGTCGGTGGCACCTCCCGGTGGGGTGATGCTCAGTGCGTCGACCGCGCGACTGGTGGCCGACTCGGCTGACGTGGGTGCAGCCGAGTGGGTGCACATCAAGGGTGCCGCCGAACCGGTGCGCGTCCACCGCCTGCTGAGCATCGGCGAACCGCATCGCGTCGCGGGTGCCGAGTCGGATCTGGTCGGTAGACGGCGGGAGCTGTCGGTCGTCGAAGGCGCACTGCAGCGCGCGATCGACGGGCACGGCGCGATCGTCGGCGTGGTGGGCCCACCCGGTATCGGCAAGAGGCGGCTGGCGCGTGAGGTGGCGGCCACGGCGCGCCGGCGGGGGGCACCCGTGTTCAGCGCCTTCTGCGAGTCGCACGCCGGCCAGGTGCCCTTCCGAGTCGTCACGCAGCTGTTGCGCGCCGCCACCGAGATCGGGGCTCTGGACCCCTCGGTCGCCCGAAATCGAGTGCGCGACCAGATGCCTGGCGCAGACCCCGACGACCTGCTGCTCTTCGATGACCTGCTGGGCATCGCCGATCCGGAGGCAATCCTGCCCCCGATCGACCCCGATGCCCGTCGGCGGCGGTTGAGCGCTTTCGTCGAGGCAGCGATGTTGGCCCGCACGGCCCCGGCGGTCTACGTCGTGGAGGACGCGCACTGGATCGATGAGGTCAGCGAGTCGATGCTGGCCGATTTCCTCACGGTGGTCCCGCAGACGCCCTCACTGGTGCTGATCACCTACCGGCCCGAGTATCACGGAGCGCTGGCCCACATGGCAGATGAGCACACCATAACCCTTGTGCCGCTGAGTGATTCAGACACCGCAACGCTGGTCGCACACCTCCTCGGCGCCGACGCCTCGGTTGAGGGACTGGGCCGCAGAGTCGCCGAAAGAGCCGCCGGCAATCCGTACTTCGCCGAAGAGTTGGTGCGCGACTTGGCCGAACGCGGTGTGCTGCGGGGCGAGCCGGGCGCATACCTGTCGGGGGTGGAGACGGGCGAGGTGACCGTGCCCGCCACGTTGCAGGCGACCATCGCCGCGCGCATCGACCGGCTCACTCCGGCGGCCAAGCGCACGCTGAGCGCGGCAGCGGTGATCGGCTCGCGATTCAGCCTCGACCTGGTCACGTGGTTGGGCGTGGAGCCGGTCGTGGACGAATTGGTGGCGGCCCAACTCATCGACGTCATCCGGGAACCCGAGTATGCGTTCCACCATCCGCTCATTCATTCGGTGGCCTACCAGGCGCAGCTCAGGTCGGACCGCTCAGATCTACACCGTCGGGTGGCTGCCGCGATCGAAGCCCGCGACCCGGATTCGGTCGAGGAGAACGCGGCATCCATCGCAGAACACCGGGAAGCCGCCGGCGATCAGCACGCTGCCTACGGCTGGCACATGCGCGCCGCCATCTGGGCGACCAACCGCGATATCACGGCCGCCCTGTCCAGCTGGGAGCGTGCCCAGACGATCGCCGACGCCCTGCCCGCCGATGACCCGGGCCGGGCAGCCATGCGGATCGCCCCGCGCACGATGCTGTGCGGGACCGGCTGGCGTGCCGGCGCCGACTCCGCCGGCGAGCGCTTCGATCAGTTACGGGAGTTGTGCGCCGCCGCCGGGGACAAGGCGTCACTGAGCATCGCCACGGCAGGCATGGTGGTGAGTTATGCACATCGAGACTGGGTGCGCGAGGCGTCGCAGCTGGCTTCGGAAGCGTGGACCCTCGCCGAGTCGGTAGAAGACGCGACGTTGACGGTGGGGCTGTCGTTTCCGCTCATCTTCGGCAAGATCGAGAGTGGGCAGTGGGGTGACGTCCTGCGGTGGTCGCAGACCGTTATCGATCTGGCAGAAGGGGATTCGTCGAAAGGGAACTTCCTTGTCGGGTCTCCGCTGGCTCTCGCCTGCGCGTCGCGGGGGATGGCCCGGTACTGTCTGGGCCGTCCTGCATGGCGCGCGGACCTGCGCCACAGCCTGCCTCTGGCGCAGCGCTCCGATGCCGCGTCCTACGCGGGAGCGGTCGGCTATGTCTACTTGCTGGGGATACCTTTCGGCGTACTGAAGCCCGATGATGATGCGCTGTACGAGATCGAGGATGCGCTCCGGACTGCCGAGCGCTCCAGCGATGACGTCGTGGTCGGATACATCAGGATGACGTTGAGTGTTGCGCTGATGCATCGCAGCGCAGCAGCACAGCGCGACCGTGGGCGAAAGCTCGCCATCGAGGTCGGCGAGGTGCTGGTGAAACGGCGACGCAACCTCTGCGATCTGCCGATCATCGAGATGTATGTGGCGCGCGAAGGGGCCAGGGGCGGAGACCGGGCGGGCGCGATAGCGATCATGCGCACCGTCTGCGATCACCTGTTCCGCGACGGCGGACTGCTGCTGTGGGGTATCCCTGCGACCGGCGTTCTGGTGGAGTCTCTGCTCGACGATTGCACCGCCGCCGATATGGCCGAAGCCCAGGCCGCGATCGAACGCTTGGCGCGGGCGCCCGCCGACGATGCTCTGGCCGTGCGCGAGATCTGGTTGCTGCGGCTGCAGGCGCTGCTGGCCCGCGCTCAGGGCGACGATGCGCGCTATCACCGATACCGGGATCGGTACCGCGATATGGCCGAAGCGCATGGGTTCGAGGGTCACCTCGGCTGGGTAGCCGATATGGCGTGA
- a CDS encoding YbaB/EbfC family nucleoid-associated protein has product MHPQVAAVLRQAGRLQDLMDSQLQKMASESFTAADESETVEVTLNGHHHLVDVHLSDGVLRLGSDTVSRRLNEALHNATEVASESIAVDQDRLNEAIADITGDPPGIR; this is encoded by the coding sequence ATGCACCCCCAGGTCGCCGCGGTACTTCGGCAGGCCGGCCGTCTGCAGGATCTGATGGACAGCCAGCTGCAGAAGATGGCGAGCGAATCCTTCACGGCGGCGGACGAATCCGAGACCGTCGAGGTCACCCTGAACGGACACCACCACCTCGTCGACGTCCATCTGTCCGATGGGGTGCTGCGCCTGGGTTCGGACACGGTCTCCCGCCGGCTCAACGAAGCCCTGCACAACGCCACCGAGGTGGCCAGCGAATCCATTGCAGTGGATCAGGATCGGCTCAACGAGGCCATCGCCGACATCACCGGCGATCCGCCGGGTATCCGTTGA
- a CDS encoding PPE domain-containing protein translates to MTEAKVDTAALKGLAGAMRSVFWYQPEAQAMPPDQLPLAVAAAANLNANAAALQQHQKIAEAEGQRLSEMLDSAATAYDKVDEQYKTALDDPQRHAAVEAITVAPPSTPLPPLPDGPAAPEALDGGGYSNIEQTQALLLSGNEASLRAAAVQWGLAAASAEGARPMHDANDWEGEAADAAHKRLNDYGDWCTDLAAAWRRLAEAATKVADAHVTALTEHTPLYLRYQAAKEALARLLAEGDARSQVQAQHVQAEMTKLQQQSDEVRQDYAGHATFDQVKVRDPGFASRGGGGTGAGGSGGGGNTGGGGGAPGAGGQPMGAPAQFASSGTPQGTDPASAGQSPSGSSGSAAGQSGSGGSPSGKGGAPSGGGAPSGGGLPGGGLPDGGLPGLGLDDPGVSPASTGGGGGSGAGAGGGGGAPALPLQPSVGAETVGPAPGGGARGGGSGAIPASAMGGGMGGGMGGMGHGAGGASPGKEKRRDPNTSPDEDLYTEDRPWTEGVIGARRRRDIPDKDPK, encoded by the coding sequence ATGACAGAGGCGAAGGTCGACACCGCCGCCCTCAAAGGCCTTGCGGGCGCCATGCGAAGCGTCTTCTGGTACCAGCCGGAGGCCCAGGCCATGCCACCCGATCAGCTTCCGCTGGCGGTGGCTGCAGCCGCGAATCTCAACGCCAATGCCGCAGCGCTGCAACAGCATCAGAAGATCGCCGAGGCCGAAGGCCAGCGGCTCAGCGAGATGCTGGATTCGGCCGCCACTGCCTACGACAAGGTCGACGAGCAGTACAAGACCGCCCTCGACGACCCGCAGCGCCACGCGGCGGTCGAGGCCATCACCGTGGCGCCGCCCTCCACGCCGCTGCCGCCCCTGCCGGACGGCCCGGCCGCTCCCGAGGCCCTCGACGGCGGCGGCTACAGCAACATCGAACAGACGCAAGCACTTCTGCTCAGCGGCAACGAGGCCTCCCTGCGGGCGGCCGCCGTGCAATGGGGACTGGCCGCCGCCAGCGCCGAGGGCGCCCGGCCGATGCACGACGCCAACGACTGGGAGGGTGAGGCAGCCGACGCGGCCCACAAACGGCTCAACGACTACGGCGACTGGTGCACCGATCTGGCTGCGGCGTGGCGCCGGCTGGCCGAGGCTGCCACCAAGGTCGCCGATGCCCACGTGACCGCGCTGACCGAGCACACCCCCCTGTACCTCCGGTACCAGGCGGCAAAGGAGGCTCTCGCGCGGTTGCTCGCCGAGGGCGACGCCCGGTCCCAGGTGCAGGCCCAGCACGTCCAGGCCGAGATGACCAAACTGCAGCAGCAATCCGACGAGGTGCGGCAGGACTACGCGGGCCACGCGACCTTCGATCAGGTGAAGGTCCGCGACCCCGGGTTCGCCTCGCGCGGTGGGGGCGGCACCGGTGCGGGCGGTTCCGGTGGCGGCGGCAATACCGGCGGTGGTGGAGGCGCTCCGGGGGCCGGCGGCCAGCCGATGGGAGCCCCGGCGCAGTTCGCCTCGTCCGGTACGCCGCAGGGCACGGATCCGGCATCCGCCGGTCAGTCCCCGTCGGGATCGTCGGGATCCGCTGCCGGCCAATCGGGTTCGGGTGGCAGCCCGTCCGGTAAGGGCGGCGCACCCTCGGGCGGCGGTGCGCCGTCGGGAGGTGGCCTGCCCGGCGGTGGGCTACCCGATGGCGGGCTGCCCGGTCTCGGGCTCGACGATCCGGGTGTGAGCCCCGCCTCCACCGGGGGTGGCGGCGGATCCGGCGCCGGCGCGGGCGGCGGAGGGGGCGCACCGGCGCTGCCCCTGCAACCCAGTGTCGGGGCCGAGACCGTCGGACCCGCGCCCGGCGGCGGCGCCCGAGGCGGCGGCTCGGGCGCGATTCCGGCGTCGGCCATGGGCGGCGGTATGGGTGGCGGCATGGGCGGAATGGGCCACGGTGCGGGTGGCGCATCACCGGGCAAGGAGAAGCGCCGCGATCCCAACACCTCCCCGGACGAGGACCTCTACACCGAGGATCGGCCCTGGACCGAAGGGGTCATCGGCGCCCGCCGGCGCCGCGATATCCCGGACAAGGACCCGAAGTGA
- the eccE gene encoding type VII secretion protein EccE, whose translation MREFFGQFGFRFTTAHLLWAAVLIPAVVVVSIPMNLLWLGITLGALIAIATTLTIRGRRLTGWIAALFSWRRRHTVAPPAPSEPDVGATVLPGDHVAVRWEGDALIATIELVPRAFTPTVLVSGEAFTDDVVDTRLVEKLIAAHCPELEADVVSAGYRVGKTAPANLVALYEQVVGPYPAPANRRTWIVLRADPERTRRPAQRRESGVAGLARYLVASTTRIADQLAGNGIDARCGRSFDDFDRATEISFERESWSSIKGRSTFTAAYVAPGGPNVWWSARADHTITRVRIRPGSAPTTTVLLTTLANPTTPRGFSCLFGGQRAALLGKSPVSDRHYELPIGSAGVLVGETADRYPVYMPFDDVDVSINLGDARLFTQFVIRSAAAGGVVTLGPQFREFAGFVNARIGSEAKVTWPNATTYLGPHPGVGRVVLRSNFIGTPRHRQLPIRLINPREESRYQMALEGAS comes from the coding sequence ATGAGAGAGTTCTTCGGCCAGTTCGGTTTCCGGTTCACCACCGCCCACCTGCTGTGGGCGGCGGTGCTGATTCCAGCCGTCGTCGTGGTGTCCATCCCGATGAACCTGCTGTGGCTCGGCATCACGCTCGGCGCGCTGATCGCGATCGCCACCACGCTCACCATCCGGGGCCGGCGGCTGACCGGGTGGATCGCGGCACTGTTCTCCTGGCGCCGGCGGCATACCGTCGCGCCACCGGCACCGTCGGAACCCGATGTCGGCGCCACGGTGCTGCCCGGTGACCACGTGGCGGTGCGGTGGGAGGGCGACGCGCTGATCGCGACCATCGAGCTGGTCCCCCGGGCGTTCACCCCAACGGTGCTGGTCTCGGGCGAGGCGTTCACCGACGATGTGGTGGACACCCGGCTGGTGGAGAAACTCATCGCGGCGCACTGCCCCGAACTGGAGGCCGATGTCGTGTCGGCGGGTTACCGCGTCGGCAAGACCGCGCCCGCCAATCTGGTGGCGCTCTACGAGCAGGTGGTCGGGCCGTATCCCGCCCCGGCGAACCGACGGACCTGGATCGTGCTGCGCGCCGACCCCGAACGGACCCGGCGACCGGCCCAACGGCGCGAATCCGGAGTCGCCGGCCTGGCCCGCTACCTGGTCGCCTCGACCACCCGGATCGCCGATCAGTTGGCGGGCAACGGGATCGACGCACGGTGCGGGCGCAGCTTCGACGACTTCGACCGTGCCACCGAGATCAGCTTCGAACGCGAATCCTGGTCCTCCATCAAGGGCCGCAGCACGTTCACCGCCGCATATGTGGCACCGGGCGGCCCGAATGTGTGGTGGTCGGCCCGTGCCGACCACACCATCACCCGGGTGCGTATCCGGCCGGGCAGCGCCCCGACCACGACGGTGCTGCTGACCACGCTGGCCAATCCGACCACGCCGCGCGGTTTCTCGTGCCTGTTCGGCGGGCAGCGGGCCGCACTGCTGGGCAAGAGCCCGGTCTCCGACCGGCATTACGAACTGCCGATCGGCTCGGCCGGTGTGCTGGTGGGTGAGACGGCCGACCGCTACCCGGTCTACATGCCGTTCGACGATGTCGACGTCAGCATCAACCTCGGTGACGCCCGGCTGTTCACCCAGTTCGTGATCCGGTCCGCCGCGGCGGGGGGTGTGGTCACCTTGGGCCCGCAGTTCCGCGAGTTCGCCGGGTTCGTCAACGCCCGCATCGGCAGTGAGGCCAAAGTGACGTGGCCCAATGCCACCACCTACCTGGGGCCGCATCCCGGTGTCGGCCGGGTGGTGTTGCGCAGCAACTTCATCGGAACCCCGCGGCATCGACAGCTACCGATCCGGCTGATCAATCCGCGTGAGGAGAGCCGGTACCAGATGGCGCTGGAGGGGGCGTCGTGA
- the mycP gene encoding type VII secretion-associated serine protease mycosin: MRRIAALLAACVLLVGTAPPAGAVEPPTIDPAAVPPDETGPDQPTEQRRVCSAPITFPNSNFTDKPWANDYLRIADAQKFATGAGITVAVIDTGVNGSPRVPAEPGGDFVDKAGNGMSDCDSHGTLTASIIAGRPAPTDGFVGVAPDARILSLRQTSDNFQPVGSRNDPNDPNSTQTAGSLRSLSRSIVHAANLGAQVINISEAACYKVTRPINESGLGAAINYAVNIKGVVIVVAAGNTGQDCTQNPPPEADQPNDPRGWKQVQTIVSPAWYSPLVLTVGGIGETGQPSSFSVSGPWLDAAAPAENIIALGYDGNPVNALAGTDGPIPIAGTSFAAAYVSGLAALLRQRFPELTPAQIMNRITATARHPGGGVDNYVGAGVIDPVAALTWDVPSGPSAVPYRVKQLPPPVYIAPPDRRPITIVVLTGTAVALILGIGALARRALRRR, translated from the coding sequence GTGCGACGTATCGCCGCGCTGCTGGCCGCGTGCGTGTTGTTGGTGGGTACGGCCCCGCCGGCGGGTGCGGTCGAGCCACCGACGATCGATCCGGCGGCGGTACCGCCTGACGAGACCGGGCCCGATCAACCCACCGAGCAGCGGCGGGTGTGTTCGGCCCCGATCACGTTCCCGAACTCGAACTTCACCGACAAGCCGTGGGCCAACGACTATCTACGGATCGCCGACGCCCAGAAGTTCGCCACCGGCGCCGGTATCACCGTCGCCGTCATCGATACCGGGGTCAACGGCTCGCCGCGGGTTCCCGCCGAACCGGGCGGCGATTTCGTCGACAAAGCCGGCAACGGTATGTCGGACTGCGACTCCCACGGCACACTGACGGCCTCGATCATCGCCGGACGGCCCGCGCCCACCGACGGGTTCGTCGGTGTCGCACCCGATGCCCGCATCCTGTCGCTGCGCCAGACCTCGGACAACTTCCAGCCGGTCGGCTCCCGCAACGACCCCAACGATCCGAACAGCACCCAGACCGCCGGCTCCCTGCGCAGCCTGTCCCGGTCGATCGTGCACGCGGCCAATCTCGGCGCCCAGGTGATCAACATCAGCGAGGCGGCCTGCTACAAGGTCACCCGCCCGATCAACGAGTCCGGCCTGGGCGCGGCCATCAACTACGCCGTCAACATCAAAGGTGTCGTCATCGTGGTCGCCGCGGGCAACACCGGTCAGGACTGCACGCAGAATCCGCCGCCCGAGGCCGACCAGCCCAACGACCCCCGCGGCTGGAAACAGGTCCAGACCATCGTGTCGCCCGCCTGGTATTCGCCGTTGGTGCTCACGGTCGGCGGGATCGGCGAGACCGGACAACCGAGCAGCTTCTCGGTCTCCGGTCCCTGGCTGGATGCCGCGGCACCGGCGGAGAACATCATCGCGCTCGGCTACGACGGCAACCCGGTCAACGCGCTGGCCGGTACCGACGGGCCCATCCCGATCGCCGGCACATCCTTCGCCGCCGCATATGTGTCCGGGTTGGCGGCGCTGCTGCGTCAGCGCTTCCCCGAGCTCACCCCGGCGCAGATCATGAACCGGATCACCGCGACCGCCCGCCATCCCGGCGGCGGGGTCGACAACTACGTCGGTGCCGGCGTCATCGACCCGGTGGCCGCACTCACCTGGGATGTCCCGTCCGGCCCGTCTGCCGTGCCGTACCGGGTCAAACAGCTTCCGCCCCCGGTCTACATCGCGCCCCCGGATCGCAGACCCATCACCATCGTGGTGCTCACCGGCACCGCGGTGGCGCTGATCCTCGGGATCGGCGCACTGGCCCGGCGTGCCCTGAGGCGCCGATGA
- a CDS encoding HPr family phosphocarrier protein, which yields MPSKTVVVGSAIGLHARPAAIIAEAVVNAGVPVTLAVDGGEPVDAGSALMIMTLGAGNGAQVTVASDDAAALATVADLVAQDLDA from the coding sequence ATGCCCAGCAAGACCGTCGTCGTCGGATCCGCCATCGGCCTGCACGCCCGGCCGGCCGCCATCATCGCCGAAGCCGTCGTCAACGCCGGCGTCCCCGTCACCCTGGCCGTCGACGGTGGCGAGCCGGTGGACGCCGGTTCCGCGCTGATGATCATGACCCTCGGCGCCGGCAACGGCGCCCAGGTGACCGTGGCTTCCGACGACGCCGCCGCGCTGGCCACCGTCGCCGACCTGGTCGCCCAGGACCTCGACGCCTGA